One Lutzomyia longipalpis isolate SR_M1_2022 chromosome 4, ASM2433408v1 DNA segment encodes these proteins:
- the LOC129795621 gene encoding uncharacterized protein LOC129795621, with protein sequence MAAAPIGAGRKRTMNLITESEFPPLDSGGQKSKRNRNIFVFGRGEESESPRYLVVERSDDGESMKALSVFKVKREISKLVGKVKRLQPLLQGKSLLIEIASDEQADKLLKLKNLAGKPVKISWHPSMNKSKGIIACYDWTYIPLEELKEELKAFNVSDVKAIKRKVEGGKMIDTGTFIVTFDSPKLPESIDAFYYPLKVKTFIPNPARCFKCQKYGHFVDKCRMAKKICAKCLHNEHEGECVHPHVCANCGEDHLSWSRKCTVFKQEFSIMKIKVTQKISYFAAKQEYMRTRSMDLSFAETVAKSKATKLRKQISGAGKTVFPGYEQDKPESAGVNGVGLPSIEFVESLRMDRMETDEAQPGSSKDGQPSSVSLGGTSLGAKADLSTGNISKIPSTGTVIKNALNTLIEEDI encoded by the coding sequence ATGGCGGCAGCGCCGATTGGCGCGGGCCGAAAAAGAACGATGAATTTGATAACGGAATCAGAATTCCCTCCATTGGACTCTGGTGGTCAGAAGAGTAAGAGGaatagaaacatttttgtgttTGGGAGAGGAGAAGAGAGTGAAAGCCCTCGATATTTGGTTGTTGAGAGAAGTGATGATGGTGAGAGTATGAAAGCGCTCTCCGTGTTCAAGGTGAAGAGAGAGATCAGCAAGTTAGTGGGGAAGGTGAAGCGTTTGCAACCGCTGTTGCAGGGTAAATCGCTACTTATTGAGATTGCGTCGGATGAGCAAGCGGATAAGCTActcaaattgaagaatttggcTGGAAAACCAGTTAAAATTTCATGGCACCCATCAATGAACAAGAGCAAGGGGATAATTGCGTGCTACGATTGGACGTATATTCCTCTCGAAGAGCTAAAAGAGGAGCTTAAAGCATTCAATGTATCTGATGTTAAAGCAATCAAGAGGAAAGTTGAGGGAGGAAAGATGATCGACACAGGCACATTTATTGTGACCTTCGATTCGCCGAAGTTGCCAGAATCCATTGACGCGTTTTATTACCCTCTCAAGGTGAAAACCTTCATACCCAACCCAGCTAGATGCTTCAAATGCCAGAAGTACGGGCATTTTGTGGATAAATGTCGTATGGCAAAGAAGATTTGTGCAAAGTGCTTGCATAACGAGCACGAAGGAGAATGTGTACATCCACATGTGTGTGCGAACTGTGGGGAGGATCATCTCTCGTGGTCCAGGAAATGCACAGTTTTCAagcaagaattttctattatgaAGATAAAGGTCACACAGAAGATCTCATATTTTGCGGCTAAACAGGAGTACATGAGGACTCGGAGCATGGATTTATCTTTTGCTGAAACCGTGGCAAAATCGAAGGCTACAAAGTTGAGGAAGCAAATTAGTGGAGCTGGGAAGACTGTCTTTCCTGGTTATGAACAAGACAAGCCAGAGTCTGCCGGAGTCAACGGGGTGGGACTTCCCTCCATAGAGTTCGTAGAGTCATTGAGAATGGATAGAATGGAAACTGATGAAGCACAACCTGGATCATCAAAGGATGGACAGCCTTCGAGTGTCTCCTTAGGAGGCACATCTTTGGGTGCTAAGGCTGACCTTAGCACCGGTAACATCTCAAAAATCCCTTCTACAGGGACAGTAATCAAAAATGCCTTGAATACTTTAATTGAAgaagatatttaa